In Babylonia areolata isolate BAREFJ2019XMU chromosome 19, ASM4173473v1, whole genome shotgun sequence, a single window of DNA contains:
- the LOC143294135 gene encoding salivary peroxidase/catechol oxidase-like, protein MKLSVLLFLTLSCTLLFQCDGRRRDRRRQNNDQPSSDNGTLDQQEDGSDPTQPRRPRRIMRNEGLECDENARYRTSDGTCNNLMHPKWGSVGQPYLRFLPPAYMDHLSVPRLQGTRGAGPLPSPRQVSVSVCSSHCRVAGLSSVMLPVWGQFIAHDIASTPLEEVDKEMGCCDGLSDNATHPDVVNGGPCFPIAIPPGDCHFPNTSCMEFVRSRAVTDKNGVRQQINMRSSYIDGSVIYGSDDPEMKRLRAFKEGRMKVRRSQGRHKDDLPRSTGKDAMCLKITQTDFCPLAGDDRVNVYPPLTALHTMFVRYHNYVAQQLALTHPEYDDEVLFQEARKIVIAVLQRITHKEFLPRLLRNSQVSESLLRSEWRYKKRCDATLHNVIPTAALRFGHSMVPDYLSVNCLKVGLKDLFLRPHYTLSSLDSVVKNSATERAMLVDQWISDDIKRTSRTWGQLKRLAQNLDGWRANLFCGYAPDGSTGMMNHLLEEGEGEGRRGRDVVSVNIQRGREHGLRSYNHWREFCKLPLLPDFSHFQNLGEKFQAVYSHVDDVDLFPAALAEERVGEVGETLTCLLSRQFEDLRFCDRFWWETKDPLIGFASDKLREEIDKTKLSHVICRTTQVYDIQPDVFKLPNRQSNKEKPCSQILEKAMNLSLF, encoded by the exons ATGAagctgtctgtccttctgtttctgACTTTGTCCTGCACACTGTTGTTTCAGT GTGACGGcaggagaagagacagaagaaggcAGAACAATGACCAACCCTCCTCTGACAACGGTACACTTGACCAACAAG AAGATGGTTCTGATCCGACACAGCCCAGGAGGCCTCGAAGAATCATGAG AAACGAAGGTCTAGAGTGTGATGAGAACGCCAGGTACAGGACCTCTGACGGCACGTGCAACAACCTGATGCACCCCAAGTGGGGGTCAGTGGGTCAGCCCTATCTCAGGTTCCTCCCTCCAGCCTACATGGATC ACCTCAGCGTGCCAAGACTGCAGGGGACGAGGGGGGCGGGCCCCCTGCCCTCCCCGCGCCAggtgtccgtcagtgtgtgcAGCTCTCACTGCCGTGTGGCCGGCCTGTCGTCCGTCATGCTGCCTGTCTGGGGGCAGTTCATCGCTCACGACATCGCCAGCACTCCACTGG AGGAAGTGGACAAAGAGATGGGATGCTGTGATGGGCTGAGCGATAACGCCACACACCCTGACGTGGTAAACGG cggTCCCTGTTTCCCGATCGCCATCCCCCCGGGTGACTGTCACTTCCCCAATACGTCCTGTATGGAGTTCGTCAGATCTCGCGCTGTCACTGACAAGAATG GAGTTCGGCAACAGATCAACATGCGGTCATCCTACATTGATGGTTCAGTCATTTACGGATCCGACGACCCCGAAATGAAAAGACTCCGAGCATTTAAAGAGG gAAGAATGAAAGTCCGCAGGAGTCAAGGCCGCCACAAAGATGACTTGCCCCGATCCACTGGCAAAGACGCCATGTGTTTGAAAATCACTCAGACGGACTTCTGCCCGTTGGCAG GTGACGACCGGGTGAACGTATACCCGCCCCTAACCGCCCTGCACACCATGTTCGTCCGCTACCACAACTACGTCGCCCAGCAGCTGGCCCTTACCCACCCGGAGTATGACGACGAGGTCCTCTTCCAAGAGGCCCGCAAGATTGTCATTGCCGTGCTGCAGAGGATCACCCACAAGG AATTCCTGCCACGTCTGCTGAGGAATTCCCAGGTGTCAGAGAGTCTGTTGCGGAGCGAGTGGAGGTACAAGAAGCGGTGTGATGCCACCCTGCACAACGTCATTCCCACTGCCGCCCTCCGCTTCGGTCACTCCATGGTGCCTGACTACCTGTCTGTCAATTgcctcaag GTGGGGCTGAAGGACCTGTTCCTCAGACCTCACTACACGTTGTCCAGTCTGGACAGTGTGGTCAAGAACAGCGCCACTGAACGAGCCATGCTTGTGGACCAGTGGATCTCTGATG ACATCAAGAGGACAAGccgcacctggggacagctgaaaCGACTGGCACAGAACCTGGATGGCTGGAGAGCAAATCTTTTTTGCGGCTATGCCCCAGACGGGTCAACAG gtatgaTGAATCATCtgctggaggagggggagggggagggacggcGGGGCAGGGACGTGGTGTCGGTCAACatccagagagggagggaacatgGCCTGAGGTCCTACAACCACTGGAGGGAGTTCTGCAAGCTTCCTCTTCTCCCTGACTTCTCCCACTTCCAGAACCTCGGGGAGAAGTTCCAGGCAGTGTACAG TCACGTGGACGACGTGGACCTGTTCCCGGCCGCCCTGGCGGAGGAgcgggtgggggaggtaggggagacTCTGACCTGCCTGCTGTCCCGACAGTTCGAGGACCTTCGCTTCTGTGACCGCTTCTGGTGGGAGACCAAGGACCCTCTTATCGGCTTTGcctctg ACAAACTACGGGAGGAGATAGACAAAACGAAGCTGTCGCACGTCATATGTCGCACTACGCAGGTGTATGACATCCAACCTGACGTCTTCAAACTGCCCAACAGGCAGAG caacaaGGAAAAGCCATGTTCACAAATACTGGAGAAAGCCATGAACTTAAGTCTCTTCTGA